The window GTGTAATATGATTCAGTCTCTATATGCATTCGGATATACCCAAGTGCCGTGAAAATCTATGTTTTACTTACGGGACAAACATCCCATACATTGACGGTTGTGTCTTTGGAACCAGTGGCAAGCTTAAGACCATCTGGGGAGAACTTGCAGTACCATACTTCGTCACAGTGGTCATTAAGTACCTGAGTTGTGTGACATGGGAATTGTTCCTTACTGCAGTTGTGGTCCACCAGTAGAGACACACTCTCTAAATTTGTCTAAACGAAATAAGTCACGATGATAGCTCGTTAACACACGATTTTTGGTCTTTTCGTTTGAAGATGTGccagaaaaatatgtaaattattttttaacacttGTCCAAAGGTCAATTAACATTGATTCTTTCAATATATACTTACAAATGTCTGGATTTTTGTTGTGATTCACGTAAATTTGATGATCGCATTGTATTCAAAGTCTTATTTTACACATTcagtaacttttgaaataaattctattttagTTATGTTAATTACCTGTGTCTGAGTAATGTGGTATGTACATTGTTGATTTTGCATTTCCACAGCTTGGCAGAGCAGCGAGTGCAAGCGACGTGGCGGAAGCATAACAGAAGGTGGTAGATACCTTTGCAGTCGGTCCATTAAGGCAGCTCTGGAGGCTGGACCTTTACCGTCCCAACCAGCCCGTGTCTGTAACAAAACACACATACAGAAAAGAGCCTGAGAATAGTATACGGCAAAGACAACATTAGTGTTCTTAGATTTGTACTTTGTTCAAcgtgttttatatttttacctgTAGTTCATCGCGTCCACTGCACATCATAAAAGCTGAGAGCTGATGAACACGCCCAGTATTATGTCCAAGAGGAGTGAGTTCGTTACGTAGAACTTGTAAAGCTTCTAAAACCAAACCCTCCTCCAAATATTCGAGGTATTTTTGTTCTAGCAGCAAAAACTTCATTTCCTAAATAAAAGTAAGGTAGAATTCAGTATATTAGGCACTTGTAGATTGAGTAAATTGACAAGATTAGGTTTTTACTACGTCATTAAATAACAATGTTCCCACCACAAGACTCTGACTGGATCCATGTAGAAACGACTTCAGTTCATTAAGGTCATGATCTGCTTTATTCCAATCACCATCCATTACATGTTGCCTGAATTTTGCTGCAGAAGGATGATCAAGGCGACATCCGGACTCTTGCATGAGCAGATCGGCTGTACGACTAAAAACGATTATGCGACAATATTAAAGCTTACAGAAACGAATACAATTGTGCGTTACAACTGATTCTGGCAAGCATTGGAAACATTTCAaggcctttttttttttttttcagaaaaagaaaggacTGAAAATGACTATTGGGAATCAATCAGTGCATGTTTAAAGAAGGTGTATCTAACAAATAATTCTCCTTTAATTAGGATTATATTTATGATTTTGATCATGTATGACGAGATTGATAGCtaattcataaataataatttttcattttgttgcATCATTTGAAAATCACTAAGTATATGTATCGTAAGATGTAACATTGCTTCAGAGCAAGACTAGTAGATGTCCAAATATTCAAACTTGACATTCCATTTCAATAAAACTGCTTGTAAATGTACAAAATAACGGCAAGCAATGATGAGTGGGGAAaccagtctgtcgttgttaaattGTCACTTgtgaaagttgaaatttggTTAAGAATAACACAAAGAACCATGTaacattgaattaaaatttatcattgGTATATATGGTCCAATTCACACATTGAAATCGTCTTGatgttataatatacgtataacagaAAGGTATTCACTATAGACTTGATACTATAATTAACCTTCTTCCATCTAATAATAAAATGCAACACAGATATGTCTGCAGCAGAACACTTCTTGGTGTAAATACAGACAAGTCGGAAGAAGAATCTGAGGAAACATGTCCTTCAATATTGATAAGTTTCTATGATACGGAACAAacatgttttttcttcattgacAATGTTATTCAAGAAGTGGCCTTATTGTTCTGATAGATGGTGAGCAATTAATGATGACTATAAATACATACTACATTTCCCACTGAATATTGGCGAAAACAAAATTGCAGAATCATTTTGATGACAAATGGAAGAAGTTCAAAACTTTTAAATctggtgcaattttttttttaatttggaagAAGAAGTTTGGTGAAGATGAAATACCAAAAAAGGCTGATGGTCTAGTTGCAGAGAAACATTCATACCTGAGTCTGTTGAATCAGTAGTTAATTACTTTTGTCCAATATATTTCagtgcaaataataaaacacactacattatcattttttgtcaGACAGAAAATgttctatttttatacaaccTTACTAACATTCATTTACAAAATAGATCAAAAAGTTTTTAGTTAAAGGAAACACGTAtcatataattaaaaatttgtatggtTTCTTACTCTGGATTCTCACCAAAATCTCAAACTTATCTACAAATCATAATGCAATGGATAAAGTAAAGTACTATATACTgatctgaaaaattattttgttttaacaACTGGCAAGTTGTcttgaaatttgttaataCTACACTCTAGAATCCAAGCAAATATTTTGCGATGCATTGCAATTAGCAAAACTAGAATCTTTATGAATCTACATATGAAAAAATACTATATTATTTCAAGTGGTAttagcaaaaataatatcatgCAGTGTTGACTATTATCAaacttgtttgtttttgtttgctAACTGACAGCAAGCAATATTTGATTAATACGAGCAATAACGATATACAGTGGGGACAATAAAGGGTAAATAATACTTTATTACACCAACTGTTTCTGTACCAATTTTAGTGCGTCTGGTGTTCTAAGAAGTTGAAGCTTCTAGTGTTAATATAACAAGTAGAATAGGTGAAAGAAATTCCGTCACTGCAACCATTGAAGGTACACTGGATGGTGAAAAATCATGAgcatacaattattatttgagTGAATCATTCTTTTTAGCCATCCTTTTAACCTTAAACAGTTAAAGCAACTGAAATTAATGTAGATATTTTGTTGTGTTAATGTTACGACGTCAATCTTATGGTTTTTTAAGTACCTTACAATGTTTAGAATGCAAGCCAATTATTAAGTAATCAATCGATAGATAATATTCTATACAGGCAGATTAAATAACTTtaaattttaggtttcagGATGATGCAATAGATAGAAATAACAGCTTTGAactgaaatgaataaatataaatttaattcgaATATTCACGAAATTGCTGTATTGCCAATATGACACGGTTTCTGTATGACGTTAAAGATGATTAGTTTTGTTTTCAACTATCTTGGCTACTTTGCACTATTGCcagaataattgtgaattcaACTTGTCTAttgtttcataaaattataGAATTACTAATAAACGCAAATTCAAGGGGTTCCTCAAGTTTTATGATTAGGAAAGTAAATTCTCTAAGAATATCAGAATCATTGGAATTAGTGCAGAAACGTCTAAGCTGAATAAGCATTATATACTTTATAATAAGTATTCTTTGTGTCCAGATATTTAGGAGTAAATCAGCAGGGCAAATGATGATCTTGTAAACTGCTTTTCAAGCAAGACAAAActatcataaaaaaatgaacatacTCAAGTCCAACTGTCTTCAGATGTTGACCAATCAGTCGTACAATGTCTTGATTTGTTTTGTCCATAACTTTTGGCGTCTCCGAAGCTCTGTTTGCCTCTCTATTCATACTATTTAGATCACTGTCAGGTCCTAGTGTTATGTTGCCGTTACTATGTGGGCCTCCAGAGTCTGCGGAAGCTCCGTTTTGCTGAGGCCCGGGCGGCGCAGATACACCATTAGATGCCTGCTGCATGGTGCTGCAAAATTaacatgaaataatatttaccaTGCAAAAGGTCTTTTGTTATATCGGCAATGGTCAAGTTTCTTTTGACCAGATTTTAAGATCTACAAATTAAGTAATTTAATAGGCACAATTTGTAAGCATCGCGATTTTGATATGGCCACAAATTATTTT is drawn from Neodiprion fabricii isolate iyNeoFabr1 chromosome 3, iyNeoFabr1.1, whole genome shotgun sequence and contains these coding sequences:
- the LOC124177378 gene encoding WD repeat-containing protein 26 isoform X4 codes for the protein MENFRTMQQASNGVSAPPGPQQNGASADSGGPHSNGNITLGPDSDLNSMNREANRASETPKVMDKTNQDIVRLIGQHLKTVGLDRTADLLMQESGCRLDHPSAAKFRQHVMDGDWNKADHDLNELKSFLHGSSQSLVEMKFLLLEQKYLEYLEEGLVLEALQVLRNELTPLGHNTGRVHQLSAFMMCSGRDELQTRAGWDGKGPASRAALMDRLQRYLPPSVMLPPRRLHSLLCQAVEMQNQQCTYHITQTQTNLESVSLLVDHNCSKEQFPCHTTQVLNDHCDEVWYCKFSPDGLKLATGSKDTTVNVWDVCPDTLTVTHRKTLEGHSYGVALIAWSPDSSHLIACGPEDCPELWLWSVETPDCELRVKLTQSPEDSLTACAWHRDANKFVTGGLRGQFYQCDMEGNVIDSWEGVRVKCLWCKSDGKTVLAADSHYRIRGYNFDDLCDFTVLQEDHPVMSFSVNKSDRLALLNVANQGVHLWDLQDRCLVRRFQGVTQGHFTIHSCFGGINQDFVASGSEDNKVYVWHIKRESPIATLVGHSRTVNCVSWNPVYHQMMASVSDDCTVRIWGPRPSTPERSDSVKTGANL
- the LOC124177378 gene encoding WD repeat-containing protein 26 isoform X6 encodes the protein MENFRTMQQASNGVSAPPGPQQNGASADSGGPHSNGNITLGPDSDLNSMNREANRASETPKVMDKTNQDIVRLIGQHLKTVGLDRTADLLMQESGCRLDHPSAAKFRQHVMDGDWNKADHDLNELKSFLHGSSQSLVEMKFLLLEQKYLEYLEEGLVLEALQVLRNELTPLGHNTGRVHQLSAFMMCSGRDELQTRAGWDGKGPASRAALMDRLQRYLPPSVMLPPRRLHSLLCQAVEMQNQQCTYHITQTQTNLESVSLLVDHNCSKEQFPCHTTQVLNDHCDEVWYCKFSPDGLKLATGSKDTTVNVWDVCPDTLTVTHRKTLEGHSYGVALIAWSPDSSHLIACGPEDCPELWLWSVETPDCELRVKLTQSPEDSLTACAWHRDANKFVTGGLRGQFYQCDMEGNVIDSWEGVRVKCLWCKSDGKTVLAADSHYRIRGYNFDDLCDFTVLQEDHPVMSFSVNKSDRLALLNVANQGVHLWDLQDRCLVRRFQGVTQGHFTIHSCFGGINQDFVASGSEDNKVYVWHIKRESPIATLVGHSRTVNCVSWNPVYHQMMASVSDDCTVRIWGPRPSTPESAGK
- the LOC124177378 gene encoding WD repeat-containing protein 26 isoform X3 gives rise to the protein MQQASNGVSAPPGPQQNGASADSGGPHSNGNITLGPDSDLNSMNREANRASETPKVMDKTNQDIVRLIGQHLKTVGLDRTADLLMQESGCRLDHPSAAKFRQHVMDGDWNKADHDLNELKSFLHGSSQSLVEMKFLLLEQKYLEYLEEGLVLEALQVLRNELTPLGHNTGRVHQLSAFMMCSGRDELQTRAGWDGKGPASRAALMDRLQRYLPPSVMLPPRRLHSLLCQAVEMQNQQCTYHITQTQTNLESVSLLVDHNCSKEQFPCHTTQVLNDHCDEVWYCKFSPDGLKLATGSKDTTVNVWDVCPDTLTVTHRKTLEGHSYGVALIAWSPDSSHLIACGPEDCPELWLWSVETPDCELRVKLTQSPEDSLTACAWHRDANKFVTGGLRGQFYQCDMEGNVIDSWEGVRVKCLWCKSDGKTVLAADSHYRIRGYNFDDLCDFTVLQEDHPVMSFSVNKSDRLALLNVANQGVHLWDLQDRCLVRRFQGVTQGHFTIHSCFGGINQDFVASGSEDNKVYVWHIKRESPIATLVGHSRTVNCVSWNPVYHQMMASVSDDCTVRIWGPRPSTPERSDSVKTAAPESSSSNGSGWHEMVS
- the LOC124177378 gene encoding WD repeat-containing protein 26 isoform X5; its protein translation is MENFRTMQQASNGVSAPPGPQQNGASADSGGPHSNGNITLGPDSDLNSMNREANRASETPKVMDKTNQDIVRLIGQHLKTVGLDRTADLLMQESGCRLDHPSAAKFRQHVMDGDWNKADHDLNELKSFLHGSSQSLVEMKFLLLEQKYLEYLEEGLVLEALQVLRNELTPLGHNTGRVHQLSAFMMCSGRDELQTRAGWDGKGPASRAALMDRLQRYLPPSVMLPPRRLHSLLCQAVEMQNQQCTYHITQTQTNLESVSLLVDHNCSKEQFPCHTTQVLNDHCDEVWYCKFSPDGLKLATGSKDTTVNVWDVCPDTLTVTHRKTLEGHSYGVALIAWSPDSSHLIACGPEDCPELWLWSVETPDCELRVKLTQSPEDSLTACAWHRDANKFVTGGLRGQFYQCDMEGNVIDSWEGVRVKCLWCKSDGKTVLAADSHYRIRGYNFDDLCDFTVLQEDHPVMSFSVNKSDRLALLNVANQGVHLWDLQDRCLVRRFQGVTQGHFTIHSCFGGINQDFVASGSEDNKVYVWHIKRESPIATLVGHSRTVNCVSWNPVYHQMMASVSDDCTVRIWGPRPSTPESSAGK
- the LOC124177378 gene encoding WD repeat-containing protein 26 isoform X2, whose amino-acid sequence is MENFRTMQQASNGVSAPPGPQQNGASADSGGPHSNGNITLGPDSDLNSMNREANRASETPKVMDKTNQDIVRLIGQHLKTVGLDRTADLLMQESGCRLDHPSAAKFRQHVMDGDWNKADHDLNELKSFLHGSSQSLVEMKFLLLEQKYLEYLEEGLVLEALQVLRNELTPLGHNTGRVHQLSAFMMCSGRDELQTRAGWDGKGPASRAALMDRLQRYLPPSVMLPPRRLHSLLCQAVEMQNQQCTYHITQTQTNLESVSLLVDHNCSKEQFPCHTTQVLNDHCDEVWYCKFSPDGLKLATGSKDTTVNVWDVCPDTLTVTHRKTLEGHSYGVALIAWSPDSSHLIACGPEDCPELWLWSVETPDCELRVKLTQSPEDSLTACAWHRDANKFVTGGLRGQFYQCDMEGNVIDSWEGVRVKCLWCKSDGKTVLAADSHYRIRGYNFDDLCDFTVLQEDHPVMSFSVNKSDRLALLNVANQGVHLWDLQDRCLVRRFQGVTQGHFTIHSCFGGINQDFVASGSEDNKVYVWHIKRESPIATLVGHSRTVNCVSWNPVYHQMMASVSDDCTVRIWGPRPSTPERSDSVKTAPESSSSNGSGWHEMVS
- the LOC124177378 gene encoding WD repeat-containing protein 26 isoform X1, with protein sequence MENFRTMQQASNGVSAPPGPQQNGASADSGGPHSNGNITLGPDSDLNSMNREANRASETPKVMDKTNQDIVRLIGQHLKTVGLDRTADLLMQESGCRLDHPSAAKFRQHVMDGDWNKADHDLNELKSFLHGSSQSLVEMKFLLLEQKYLEYLEEGLVLEALQVLRNELTPLGHNTGRVHQLSAFMMCSGRDELQTRAGWDGKGPASRAALMDRLQRYLPPSVMLPPRRLHSLLCQAVEMQNQQCTYHITQTQTNLESVSLLVDHNCSKEQFPCHTTQVLNDHCDEVWYCKFSPDGLKLATGSKDTTVNVWDVCPDTLTVTHRKTLEGHSYGVALIAWSPDSSHLIACGPEDCPELWLWSVETPDCELRVKLTQSPEDSLTACAWHRDANKFVTGGLRGQFYQCDMEGNVIDSWEGVRVKCLWCKSDGKTVLAADSHYRIRGYNFDDLCDFTVLQEDHPVMSFSVNKSDRLALLNVANQGVHLWDLQDRCLVRRFQGVTQGHFTIHSCFGGINQDFVASGSEDNKVYVWHIKRESPIATLVGHSRTVNCVSWNPVYHQMMASVSDDCTVRIWGPRPSTPERSDSVKTAAPESSSSNGSGWHEMVS